The following proteins are encoded in a genomic region of Ignavibacteriota bacterium:
- a CDS encoding cyclase family protein, with product MTQIPRTVLDISVPLDARTLVYPGDPPFRREIVASIRGGDSYNLSAVSMSAHLGTHIDAPFHFLERGATLDAIDPARWVSDAVVVDTGDARAITADHARAAAPRPGLSVLFRTRNSVLLGERIFVDDFCALTLDAARLLAEAGVNAVGIDYLSVESYADPAYPVHGVLLGAGVLIAENLDLRLAEPGEYTLVLAPLRIAGADGAPARALLLR from the coding sequence ATGACACAGATTCCCCGCACCGTGCTCGATATCTCGGTGCCGCTCGATGCCCGCACGCTTGTGTATCCCGGTGATCCGCCCTTCCGCCGTGAGATCGTCGCGTCGATACGCGGCGGCGACAGTTACAATCTCTCGGCGGTGTCAATGAGCGCGCATCTCGGCACACACATCGACGCACCATTCCATTTCCTCGAGCGCGGCGCCACCCTCGATGCCATCGATCCCGCGCGATGGGTGTCGGACGCCGTCGTGGTCGACACCGGCGATGCCCGCGCAATCACCGCCGATCACGCGCGCGCGGCCGCCCCGCGTCCCGGACTCTCCGTTCTTTTCCGCACGCGCAATTCGGTGCTTCTCGGCGAGCGCATTTTTGTGGATGATTTCTGTGCCTTGACGCTCGATGCCGCGCGCCTGCTGGCCGAGGCGGGTGTCAACGCCGTAGGCATCGACTATCTGTCGGTCGAGTCGTACGCCGACCCCGCGTATCCCGTGCACGGCGTGCTGCTTGGTGCGGGGGTATTGATTGCAGAAAATCTTGATCTCCGCCTGGCCGAGCCGGGCGAGTACACGCTGGTGCTCGCGCCGCTGCGTATCGCGGGTGCCGACGGCGCCCCGGCGCGCGCTTTGTTGCTCCGCTGA